In Raphanus sativus cultivar WK10039 chromosome 5, ASM80110v3, whole genome shotgun sequence, the following proteins share a genomic window:
- the LOC108858047 gene encoding uncharacterized protein LOC108858047 → MENHGRAIINSNEQPPEFEFGSFTPSSPSQDSFTENSPADHLFFNGRLLPHVFPAPSNNTKWSISRITSEHISRSTSTNSRSSFGSSSSSNSSSTSYSPRTSSFNGNNNNSTINHRSLDLKPPTSIYGETVNTTKMVKTSLYRSYSSQRWQYLTPAPVKRSGGIRVGGRKKKKAARIRKKAEERRGSRVMKWWRRILMAAIFTCRECHALEGA, encoded by the coding sequence ATGGAGAATCACGGGAGAGCCATTATAAACTCCAACGAGCAGCCACCGGAGTTCGAGTTCGGATCATTCACTCCATCTTCTCCATCACAAGACTCGTTCACGGAAAACTCTCCCGCCGATCACCTCTTCTTCAACGGCCGTCTCTTGCCACACGTTTTTCCAGCACCAAGCAATAACACCAAGTGGTCAATCTCGCGTATAACCAGTGAACACATCTCCCGGAGCACTAGCACGAATAGCCGGAGTAGTTTTGGTAGCAGTAGTAGTAGTAACAGCAGCTCAACTTCTTACTCTCCGAGAACGAGCAGCTTCAAcggtaacaacaacaacagtacCATAAACCACAGGTCGTTGGATTTGAAACCTCCGACTAGTATATACGGAGAAACCGTAAACACGACGAAGATGGTGAAAACGTCTCTATACAGGTCGTATTCATCACAGCGGTGGCAGTATCTAACTCCTGCGCCGGTGAAAAGAAGTGGAGGGATAAGAGTTGGTGGCCGGAAGAAGAAAAAGGCGGCGAGGATTAGGAAGAAGgcggaagagagaagagggagTAGGGTGATGAAGTGGTGGAGAAGAATTTTAATGGCGGCGATTTTTACCTGTAGAGAGTGCCATGCATtggagggagcctga
- the LOC108861403 gene encoding probable protein phosphatase 2C 39, with the protein MAAGKEIFHKMKESVKEKVGLGASATSADSGKGKSKMSKQITHGFHLVKGKAFHEMEDYVVAKFKQVDDNELGLFAIFDGHLSHEIPDYLCSHLFDNILNEPNFWQEPEKAIKKAYYITDTTILDKASDLGKGGSTAVTAILINCQKLVVANVGDSRAVLCTAGVAKPLSVDHEPNMEKDEIENRGGFVSNFPGDVPRVDGQLAVARAFGDKSLKMHLSSEPYVTVEIIEDDAEFLILASDGLWKVMSNQEAVDSIKGIKDAKSASKHLSEEAVARKSSDDISVVVVKFQ; encoded by the exons ATGGCCGCCGGTAAGGAAATTTTCCACAAGATGAAGGAATCCGTCAAG GAGAAAGTTGGGCTTGGTGCGTCTGCTACTTCTGCAGATTCAGGGAAAGGCAAGAGCAAGATGTCGAAGCAGATCACGCATGGTTTCCACTTGGTCAAAGGGAAAGCTTTTCACGAGATGGAGGATTACGTGGTTGCCAAATTCAAACAAGTTGATGACAATGAGCTTGGCCTTTTCGCTATCTTCGATGGCCACCTTAGCCACGAGATCCCTGACTACTTATGCTCCCATTTGTTTGACAACATCTTGAACGAG CCAAATTTCTGGCAAGAACCAGAGAAAGCGATCAAGAAAGCTTATTACATAACGGACACGACGATTTTGGACAAGGCATCTGATTTGGGTAAAGGTGGTTCCACTGCTGTGACAGCTATATTAATCAATTGTCAGAAGCTGGTGGTTGCTAATGTTGGTGACTCGAGAGCTGTTCTTTGCACAGCTGGTGTTGCCAAGCCACTCTCAGTTGATCACGAGCCCAACATGGAGAAGGATGAAATTGAGAACAGAGGCGGATTCGTTTCCAACTTCCCTG GGGACGTTCCTCGAGTTGATGGTCAACTGGCTGTGGCAAGGGCCTTTGGTGATAAGAGTTTGAAGATGCATTTGAGTTCAGAACCATATGTTACGGTAGAGATCATTGAAGATGATGCAGAGTTCCTTATCCTAGCAAGTGATGGGCTTTGGAAG GTCATGTCGAACCAAGAAGCGGTTGATTCGATTAAGGGAATAAAAGATGCAAAATCTGCATCAAAGCACCTCTCAGAAGAGGCTGTGGCAAGAAAAAGCTCAGATGATATCTCAGTGGTCGTAGTTAAATTTCAGTGA
- the LOC108860151 gene encoding uncharacterized protein LOC108860151: MPIRLSMKRLTTLTISKTHGGDISGYVLRHATTRFDRLFTAFRQTESMRDRHDDRSTASYVTDKAKEGVKKATDAAVNAGDNMKDAMDGAWKAAKETGQNISEAVAGDDDNGDRIQEDKVAVELKDVRQPVDTTEYRGVEDLHHQQTDGENKSP; encoded by the exons ATGCCGATTAGGCTTTCGATGAAGAGACTCACGACGCTGACCATTTCAAAAACTCATGGCGGAGATATCTCCGGTTATGTCCTCCGACACGCTACCACCCGGTTCGACCGCCTCTTCACCGCATTTAGGCAAACAGAG AGCATGAGAGACCGTCACGACGATAGGTCCACAGCGAGTTACGTGACAGATAAGGCAAAGGAAGGGGTGAAGAAAGCGACGGATGCAGCTGTGAACGCAGGAGATAACATGAAGGATGCGATGGACGGGGCCTGGAAAGCGGCTAAGGAAACGGGTCAGAACATCAGCGAAGCCGTTGCGGGAGATGATGACAACGGCGACAGGATTCAAGAGGACAAGGTCGCGGTCGAGCTGAAGGATGTGAGGCAGCCTGTTGACACCACGGAGTATAGAGGTGTGGAGGATCTACATCATCAGCAAACCGACGGCGAGAATAAATCACCGTGA
- the LOC108856791 gene encoding uncharacterized protein LOC108856791 — MGEIKCVGVVGAGQMGSGIAQLAATNGLDVWLMDADRDALSRATAAISSSINRLVSKSLISKEVGDDAMRRLRLTSNLQDLRSADIIVEAILESEEIKKKLFKDLDGIAKSSAILASNTSSISITRLASATQRPSQVIGMHFMNPPPIMKLVEIIRGADTSEETFVATKSLAERFGKTTVCSQDYAGFIVNRILMPMINEAFHTLYTGVATKEDIDSGMKHGTNQPMGPLELADLIGLDVCLSIMKVLHQGLGDSKYAPCPLLVQYVDAGRLGRKRGMGVYDYRKKPVTPSPRL; from the exons ATGGGGGAGATAAAGTGTGTCGGAGTAGTGGGTGCTGGTCAGATGGGTTCAGGAATCGCGCAGCTCGCCGCCACGAACGGCCTCGACGTCTGGCTCATGGACGCTGATCGCGACGCGCTCTCTCGAGCCACCGCAGCTATCTCCTCCTCCATCAATCGTCTCGTCTCCAAAAGCCTAATCTCCAAG GAAGTAGGTGATGATGCTATGCGTCGCCTACGTTTAACATCAAACCTCCAAGATTTGCGGTCTGCTGATATCATCGTGGAAGCCATTTTGGAGTCGGAAGAGATTAAGAAGAAACTGTTCAAGGATTTAGATGGTATAGCCAAGAGCTCTGCGATTCTAGCTTCCAACACAAGTTCCATCTCCATTACTCGTCTTGCTTCCGCAACACAAAGACCTAGCCAG GTCATTGGAATGCACTTTATGAACCCTCCTCCTATAATGAAACTGGTTGAGATCATTCGCGGCGCGGATACCTCAGAGGAGACGTTTGTTGCTACAAAATCTCTGGCTGaaag GTTTGGCAAGACAACAGTGTGTTCACAGGACTACGCGGGCTTCATCGTGAACCGGATCCTCATGCCGATGATCAACGAAGCGTTCCACACACTTTACACAGGGGTGGCTACTAAGGAAGACATTGACAGCGGGATGAAACACGGCACAAACCAGCCGATGGGGCCTCTGGAGTTGGCGGATTTAATCGGTCTAGACGTGTGCTTGTCGATAATGAAAGTGTTGCACCAGGGGCTTGGGGACTCGAAATACGCACCGTGTCCACTTCTTGTTCAGTACGTTGATGCTGGAAGATTAGGTAGGAAACGAGGAATGGGTGTTTATGACTACCGTAAGAAGCCTGTTACTCCATCTCCTCGGCTTTGA
- the LOC108857451 gene encoding VQ motif-containing protein 19 yields the protein METKPGDSRNPSSTTSSSIINGSLHHHIITRSDHYPTTFVQADTSSFKQVVQMLTGSSSPRSPDSPRPPPSPSGKSTFVIPPIKTTQPKKQHSGNKLYERRSNSNSLMINTLMIGGRGGNGAGSPRFSPRNQEILSPSCLDFPKLALNSPVTPLKHGGDGHDPFDRMSPLSEEERAISEKGYYLHKSPISTPRETEPQLLPLFPVTSPRVSAASPDNSTS from the coding sequence ATGGAGACAAAACCAGGAGATTCAAGAAACCCATCTTCCACTACTTCCTCTTCCATCATCAACGGATCTTTACATCACCACATCATAACCAGATCTGATCACTACCCAACAACCTTTGTCCAAGCAGACACTTCCTCTTTCAAACAAGTCGTCCAGATGCTCACCGGAAGCTCCTCCCCGAGATCCCCGGACTCGCCGCGTCCTCCTCCGTCTCCTTCCGGCAAGAGTACTTTCGTGATTCCGCCGATCAAAACGACACAGCCGAAGAAACAACACTCGGGAAACAAACTCTACGAGAGGAGATCGAACAGCAACAGCCTCATGATCAATACGCTCATGATCGGCGGCCGCGGTGGAAACGGCGCCGGAAGCCCAAGATTCTCGCCGAGAAACCAGGAGATTCTGTCGCCTAGCTGTCTCGACTTCCCGAAGCTCGCGCTTAACAGTCCCGTGACGCCGCTGAAGCACGGTGGCGACGGTCACGATCCGTTCGACAGGATGTCGCCATTGTCGGAGGAAGAGAGAGCGATCTCAGAGAAAGGTTATTACTTGCATAAGTCGCCCATTTCAACTCCGAGGGAAACGGAGCCGCAGCTTTTGCCGCTGTTTCCTGTTACTTCTCCGAGAGTATCGGCAGCTTCACCGGATAATTCAACTTcttga
- the LOC108861404 gene encoding squamosa promoter-binding-like protein 5, whose product MEGQRSRQWGYLKDKAIATNLAEEEMENGMDGEENDGGDEDKRKRVMERARGPSTDRVPLRLCLVDRCTANLTEAKQYYRRHRVCEVHAKASSATVAGVKQRFCQQCSRFHELAEFDETKRSCRRRLAGHNERRRKISGDSFGEGSGRSGISLTQTQERRRIDMKLPMTNSSFKRPQIR is encoded by the exons ATGGAGGGTCAGAGATCACGACAGTGGGGTTACTTGAAAGACAAGGCTATAGCCACCAACCTTGCTGAAGAAGAAATGGAGAATGGCATGGATGGAGAAGAGAATGATGGAGGTGATGAAGACAAAAGGAAGAGAGTGATGGAGAGAGCTAGAGGTCCTAGCACAGACCGTGTTCCCTTGCGGCTGTGCCTGGTCGATAGGTGCACGGCTAACCTAACTGAGGCCAAGCAGTATTACCGCAGACACAGAGTCTGTGAAGTTCATGCAAAGGCATCTTCTGCAACTGTTGCAGGAGTCAAGCAACGTTTTTGCCAACAATGCAGCAG GTTTCATGAGCTAGCAGAGTTTGATGAAACTAAAAGAAGTTGCCGGAGGCGCTTAGCTGGACACAatgagaggaggaggaagatatCTGGTGACAGTTTCGGAGAAGGGTCAGGCCGGAGCGGGATTAGCTTGACCCAGACTCAAGAAAGAAGAAGGATAGACATGAAACTTCCTATGACCAACTCATCATTCAAGCGACCACAGATCAGATAA